A region of Paramormyrops kingsleyae isolate MSU_618 unplaced genomic scaffold, PKINGS_0.4 ups231, whole genome shotgun sequence DNA encodes the following proteins:
- the LOC140577635 gene encoding golgin subfamily A member 4-like isoform X3 codes for MFKKLKQKINEEQSPQRNAQPQQQLQQQAQVGPRDPRARAASLPQDDSPPAPTDRELLAGMIAEPAFLSEYTIFALDHSKRPTAAEVVAANTSKGAGETTPPRGSVNGDDSTSPQKQESQSLAQKLQLRVSSMESLFRSPGKADGLTRTPSRESLVRSSSRESLTRLESESLGVTPSYDPPSDIESEAEDMPGNSDTLSKEQLLHRLHRVERSLANYRGKYSELVTAYRTVQRDKEKTQVILSQSQDKALRRIGELREELQMDQQAKKHLQEEFDAALEEKDQLITVLQTQVALMKKRMQGIPVEGVSPEGDVAQPEGSQESSSPESSCSNEAGGGNVPVEALQQRIRRQENLLQKCKELLRSQKERSTQLGSENEALQQQLQERLQELEKMKELHTTEKTRLITQLRDAKNLIEQLEQDKGMVIAETKRQMHETLEMKEEEVAQLRARIQQAIAEKEDLQEQREKSERAAFEELERALGVAQRAEESRRQLQAKMEEQMKQVERTSEEERRSLQQELTRVKQEVVQIMKKSSDERVAELEKSHAQVLARKEQELEDRLKQQDIQFQEQLNQVLEKYRTELTQAVQEREQQATLALEEAELQKAAVQSEGDGRVQELQQELEAARTRILELKSSLPKTPQDGADSPVEIATQTEEEKSKLEEEYLAQEAKHQEELVLIREQHLTEVKKLQEQHQVEMEAALKEKEVQFHTHVEDMNLITLEKLDVKQTELEALASELNEVLRSKHLLEEQLVACRAEFNTVKLKFEEEMQKERSRYQGEIDRIQSAHEQSLGGVEKTLKEELNKLKLVVEEKEKALEDQLKKEQNLKEATEKALQEGKDRLDQLAASHQQEMKDLQEHTSSVEEAQRASTLEMEDLRQRLQKVQTEKDSLLEASAHQGEVTGELSSCRSLIKELELQLQNTLNASEQKTEDLLQKHSTDQKVLVQQLEQVKNELCVQEQTFNELLAKQQQEEQHMRKRMGDERAALEKTLENVKKEMEDKLKVQETKTEKIKQKAKDMNEKMKRKIQEQEEKFKKELEKKDRELTEKDKQVKEKILEMSQVNSADISDTVMQLEATHKEQMERLRDALKKEQEDLSQNWQRKMCQQEELREKLQSLLKEKTQEMVEVTQQLVTSRDEKEELLQNIKNLREELAMRETTVQKLQAELKEAATKLESLSESEMMLKEQVETIEKNLNQALTERNYFQDQLSKTEEESREKLQTLSKELAETQSKLQALEVSNKESGDWQKRLEECAFQMQVKEDDFRKQINLMHKQLTLLCGEVQMKMNGTANDLCEQVEGRLGALKDRVIGGQKRVEQCRSTILTRTVRMSTLEEQLQQKSQEIRHLSGSLEQMTSQINVNAEHISALTAENETLQKDLQMLAEKDLCIDQLRKDNLSISETLKGNSLHINSLEGIIHDLKNQLENSVAGKDEAISLLNHEHKEQQQKLLNDMEETIKALNSEKAAALEQAEQYKNKASELKKKVEARFTQNHNMVKSLQAKLEEMEKQIIEKDKQLEKLTAIIDHQSVSKSEMDQTLSEKEQRLSALTAELAGCMSRVSELEEQVALREREQRELEERLQQAQVQAAQSGSQEQQAQEQLQSLALENETTRQELEKQKDDFERVKAEILRSKEEALKAADDRLASESAGKLAELKKKAEQKISQVRKQLTAQVEVKEQILKNVQGQLEEKEQAFKALEKQLEELKKEMEERELCTKSLEEKVQFLEGALSKGKVEAEHQVEQVKNDERRDKESSLHLLKEAYDEKITTLEGEVASQKEALQALQEKEKEKLSIHEEVNCKLMEAVNKLKQAEEEKISFQAEVDRLNVDLAAQIALAEVSTDLQGQVQEKERMIMELESCLKELNNLMDTDSSEHIVALKVEEGQACLAEGPENKGCLQGSLVEECKQKLQGMGMRLRECEALLREHKQRSAAVMAAGPSPDGLCEETRTVQGELHSKPNEADSEKQKLHKDLARLQKDLRSLRKEHEQEVELVKKEVAEDCKKDHKMELEDMEMQHNSRLKQLLREYNTQMAKKEQELESAVREAIGKAQEVEAELIESHREETSQLRKTITQKEEDLTRTVNRYEEILQSREEEMGARVWEIQKELDEFQQRIQNSEQGSPADLQIHSLEDRLRCLHKNSVVTHLGTMHRDAGHYSSDAFTEPTEFEYLRKVMFEYMMGRETKVRMSLVPSDRDLSVIRRAVLALHTSLTSAYSHFSPRTAHLTHFSILTFLSSHCTPHSLQHTHISLLALHTSLTSAHSHFSPRTAHLTHFSTLAFLSLHCTPHSLQHTRISHLCVQSVLAAFTLHVSWITLISL; via the exons ATGTTCAAGAAACTGAAGCAAAAAATAAACGAGGAGCAGTCACCCCAGAGGAATGCCCAACCTCAACAGCAGCTCCAGCAGCAGGCCCAG GTGGGCCCCCGGGACCCGCGCGCTCGTGCTGCATCCCTGCCACAAGATGACAGCCCACCTGCGCCCACTGACCGAGAG CTGCTGGCCGGGATGATAGCTGAGCCGGCCTTTCTCTCTGAGTACACTATCTTTGCTCTGGACCATTCCAAACGACCCACAGCCGCTGAGGTGGTCGCTGCG AACACCAGCAAGGGGGCAGGTGAGACTACGCCTCCCAGAGGCAGCGTGAATGGAGATGACAGCACCTCACCACAG AAGCAGGAGTCGCAGTCGCTGGCGCAGAAGCTGCAGCTGAGGGTGTCTTCCATGGAGTCCCTCTTCCGCTCCCCCGGCAAAGCTGACGGGCTAACGCGCACCCCCTCGCGCGAGAGCCTCGTGCGGAGCTCGTCCCGCGAGTCGCTCACACGCCTCGAGAGCGAGTCTCTGGGTGTCACTCCCTCCTACGACCCCCCGTCTGACATTGAGAGCGAGGCGGAGGACATGCCAGGCAATTCTGACACCTTGTCCAAAGAACAGCTGCTTCATCGCCTGCACCGGGTGGAGAGGAGCCTGGCTAACTACAGGGGGAAGTACTCAGAG CTGGTCACTGCTTACCGTACCGTTCAGAGGGATAAGGAGAAGACTCAG GTTATTCTGAGTCAAAGTCAAGACAAGGCTTTGCGCAGAATTGGCGAGCTGAGAGAG GAACTGCAGATGGACCAACAGGCCAAAAAACATCTGCAGGAGGAGTTTGATGCTGCTTTGGAGGAAAAGGACCAGCTGATCACTGTGTTGCAGACCCAG GTTGCTCTGATGAAGAAGCGTATGCAGGGCATCCCGGTGGAGGGGGTGTCTCCTGAAGGTGACGTAGCACAGCCTGAGGGCTCACAGGAGTCCAGTTCTCCTGAAAGCTCATGCTCAAATGAGG CAGGTGGCGGCAACGTCCCGGTGGAGGCGCTGCAGCAACGTATACGCAGGCAGGAGAACCTGCTGCAGAAGTGCAAGGAGCTGTTGCGCAGTCAGAAGGAGCGCAGCACGCAGCTGGGCAGTGAAAACGAAGcgctgcagcagcagctgcaaGAGAGGTtgcaggagctggagaagatGAAG GAGCTGCACACGACTGAGAAGACCCGGCTCATCACACAGCTGCGTGATGCCAAGAACCTCATcgagcagctggagcaggacaAG GGCATGGTGATCGCCGAGACCAAGAGGCAGATGCATGAGACTCTGGAGATGAAGGAGGAAGAAGTGGCCCAGCTGAGGGCTCGGATCCAGCAGGCTATAGCTGAGAAAGAGGATCTGCAGGAGCAACGTGAGAAGTCTGAGAGGGCTG CTTTTGAAGAGTTGGAGCGGGCTCTGGGCGTGGCGCAGCGGGCGGAGGAATCACGCAGGCAGCTGCAGGCCAAAATGGAGGAACAGATGAAGCAGGTGGAGCGCACCAGTGAGGAAGAGAGGAGGAGTCTGCAGCAGGAGCTGACTCGTGTTAAGCAGGAGGTGGTGCAAATCATGAAG AAGTCATCAGACGAGCGTGTAGCTGAGCTGGAGAAGTCACATGCACAGGTTTTGGCCAGAAAAGAGCAAGAGCTGGAGGATCGATTGAAGCAGCAAGACATTCAGTTTCAGGAACAACTAAACCAGGTCTTG GAAAAGTACCGGACAGAGCTCACTCAGGCCGTGCAGGAGCGAGAGCAGCAGGCGACCCTGGCGTTGGAGGAAGCCGAGCTCCAGAAAGCTGCGGTGCAGTCAGAGGGAGATGGTCGAGTCCAGGagctgcagcaggagctggaggctgCTCGCACA AGAATCCTGGAGCTGAAAAGTTCTCTACCAAAAACCCCTCAGGATGGAGCAGATTCACCTGTGGAGATAGCAACCCAAACAGAGGAAGAGAAGAGCAAACTTGAAGAGGAGTATCTGGCTCAGGAAGCAAAGCACCAAGAGGAACTAGTACTTATTCGAGAACAGCACCTCACTGAGGTCAAGAAACTGCAAGAGCAGCACCAAGTAGAAATGGAGGCTGCCCTGAAGGAGAAGGAAGTGCAGTTTCATACGCATGTGGAGGACATGAACCTCATTACACTGGAGAAGCTAGATGTGAAACAGACAGAGCTGGAGGCCCTGGCATCTGAGCTTAATGAGGTTCTGAGGAGCAAGCATCTTTTGGAGGAACAACTTGTGGCCTGCAGGGCTGAATTTAACACTGTCAAGCTAAAGTTTGAGGAGGAGATGCAGAAGGAACGGTCTAGGTACCAGGGAGAGATTGACCGCATTCAGTCTGCACATGAGCAGTCCCTAGGTGGTGTGGAAAAGACACTGAAGGAGGAACTTAACAAGCTCAAGCTGGTCGTAGAGGAGAAAGAAAAAGCATTGGAGGACCAGCTGAAGAAAGAACAGAATCTGAAGGAGGCCACAGAAAAGGCTTTACAGGAAGGAAAGGATAGGCTAGATCAGTTGGCTGCCTCTCACCAGCAAGAGATGAAAGATCTGCAAGAACACACTAGTTCTGTGGAAGAGGCACAGAGAGCAAGCACCCTGGAAATGGAAGATCTGAGACAGAGGCTTCAGAAGGTTCAGACAGAGAAAGATAGCTTGCTAGAAGCTAGCGCTCACCAGGGAGAAGTTACAGGCGAGTTGTCAAGCTGCAGAAGTCTAATAAAAGAGCTGGAGCTGCAATTACAAAACACACTGAATGCTTCTGAGCAGAAGACGGAGGACCTTCTTCAAAAGCACTCTACAGATCAGAAAGTGCTGGTGCAACAACTGGAACAGGTTAAGAACGAGCTCTGTGTTCAAGAACAGACGTTCAATGAATTGTTGGCCAAGCAACAACAGGAGGAGCAGCACATGAGGAAGAGAATGGGTGATGAGAGGGCTGCTCTTGAGAAGACATTGGAGAATGTAAAGAAGGAGATGGAGGACAAATTGAAAGTGCAGGAGACCAAGACTGAGAAGATCAAACAGAAGGCTAAAGACATGAATGAGAAGATGAAGAGGAAAATTCAAGAGCAAGAAGAAAAATTCAAAAAGGAGCTAGAGAAGAAAGATCGAGAGTTGACTGAGAAGGATAAGCAGGTCAAGGAGAAAATCCTGGAGATGTCCCAGGTGAACTCTGCGGATATTAGTGACACTGTCATGCAGCTGGAGGCCACCCATAAGGAACAGATGGAAAGACTTCGAGATGCACTGAAGAAGGAGCAGGAGGATCTGTCACAGAACTGGCAGAGGAAGATGTGCCAACAGGAAGAACTGCGGGAAAAGCTACAGAGCCTGCTGAAGGAGAAGACACAAGAGATGGTTGAGGTGACTCAGCAGCTTGTAACCAGCAGAGATGAGAAGGAAGAATTGCTTCAGAATATTAAAAATCTCAGGGAGGAGCTTGCAATGAGAGAAACCACTGTGCAAAAATTACAGGCAGAGCTCAAGGAAGCAGCTACCAAGCTAGAAAGTCTGTCAGAAAGTGAAATGATGCTGAAAGAGCAAGTAGAAACAATAGAGAAAAACCTAAACCAGGCTCTTACAGAAAGGAACTATTTTCAAGATCAGCTAAGTAAAACCGAAGAGGAAAGCAGGGAAAAACTGCAAACACTGTCAAAGGAGTTAGCAGAAACTCAGAGCAAACTTCAGGCCCTTGAAGTTTCTAATAAAGAAAGTGGAGACTGGCAAAAGAGACTTGAAGAGTGTGCTTTTCAAATGCAAGTTAAGGAAGACGACTTCAGAAAGCAGATAAATTTAATGCACAAACAGTTAACACTACTCTGTGGTGAGGTGCAAATGAAGATGAATGGCACTGCTAATGACCTGTGTGAGCAAGTGGAGGGTCGGCTTGGGGCACTGAAAGATAGAGTTATCGGTGGTCAGAAACGGGTGGAACAATGCAGAAGCACCATCCTGACCAGGACTGTCAGAATGAGCACTTTGGAGGAGCAGCTTCAGCAAAAGTCACAGGAGATCAGGCATTTAAGTGGCTCCCTTGAGCAGATGACATCCcagataaatgtaaatgcagaaCACATAAGCGCCTTAACTGCAGAAAATGAGACTCTACAAAAAGACTTGCAGATGCTCGCTGAGAAAGATTTGTGCATTGACCAGCTGAGAAAGGACAATTTAAGCATCTCAGAGACTCTTAAAGGAAACAGTCTGCATATTAACAGTTTGGAAGGTATAATACATGATTTGAAGAACCAACTTGAAAATAGTGTAGCAGGAAAAGATGAAGCTATATCTCTGTTGAATCATGAGCACAAGGAGCAACAGCAGAAGCTGTTGAATGATATGGAGGAGACTATCAAGGCTCTAAATTCAGAGAAAGCTGCTGCCCTCGAACAGGCAGAACAATACAAGAACAAGGCATCTGAGCTCAAAAAAAAAGTGGAGGCCCGCTTCACCCAGAACCACAACATGGTCAAGTCCCTTCAGGCTAAGCTGGAAGAAATGGAGAAACAGATCATTGAGAAGGACAAACAGCTGGAGAAACTGACAGCTATCATCGATCACCAGTCTGTCAGCAAGTCTGAGATGGACCAGACCCTAAGTGAGAAAGAACAGCGACTCAGTGCCCTGACTGCAGAGCTGGCAGGGTGCATGAGCCGAGTGAGTGAGCTGGAGGAACAGGTGGCCTTGCGTGAACGTGAGCAGAGGGAGCTAGAAGAGCGACTACAGCAGGCCCAAGTTCAGGCTGCCCAAAGCGGGAGCCAGGAGCAACAGGCTCAGGAGCAGTTGCAGTCTTTGGCACTGGAGAATGAGACCACCAGGCAAGAACTGGAGAAGCAGAAGGATGACTTTGAGAGAGTGAAGGCAGAGATCCTTAGGAGCAAAGAGGAGGCTCTTAAGGCAGCCGATGATCGCTTGGCCTCTGAGAGTGCGGGTAAATTGGCAGAGTTGAAGAAGAAAGCAGAGCAGAAGATTAGCCAAGTACGCAAGCAGCTGACTGCACAGGTAGAGGTGAAAGAGCAGATTCTAAAGAATGTGCAGGGTCAGTTGGAGGAGAAAGAACAGGCATTCAAAGCCTTGGAGAAACAGCTAGAAGAACTCAAAAAAGAGATGGAAGAAAGAGAACTTTGCACTAAAAGTCTTGAGGAGAAAGTCCAGTTTCTTGAAGGTGCTTTAAGTAAGGGGAAGGTTGAAGCAGAACACCAGGTGGAGCAGGTGAAGAATGATGAGCGACGGGATAAGGAGAGCTCTCTGCATCTGCTGAAGGAGGCGTATGATGAAAAAATAACTACACTTGAGGGAGAAGTAGCCAGCCAGAAAGAGGCTTTGCAAGCACTTCAagaaaaggaaaaggaaaaattATCCATTCATGAAGAAGTTAATTGCAAACTTATGGAAGCAGTGAACAAGCTCAAGCAAGCAGAAGAGGAGAAGATAAGCTTTCAGGCTGAAGTGGACAGACTAAATGTGGATTTAGCTGCCCAGATTGCACTAGCAGAAGTCTCTACAGACTTACAAGGACAAGTTCAGGAGAAAGAAAGAATGATCATGGAACTAGAGAGTTGTTTAAAGGAACTGAATAACTTAATGGACACAGACTCTAGCGAACATATCGTGGCGTTGAAGGTGGAGGAGGGCCAGGCTTGTCTAGCTGAAGGACCAGAAAACAAAGGGTGTTTGCAGGGCTCTTTGGTGGAGGAGTGCAAGCAGAAGCTGCAGGGGATGGGCATGAGGTTAAGGGAGTGTGAGGCTCTGCTTAGGGAACATAAGCAGAGATCAGCTGCTGTGATGGCAGCTGGCCCAAGCCCTGATGGGCTCTGTGAAGAGACCAGGACTGTGCAAGGAGAGCTTCATAGCAAACCCAATGAGGCAGATAGTGAAAAGCAGAAGCTCCACAAGGACCTGGCCCGGCTTCAAAAGGACCTTCGCTCTCTCCGGAAGGAGCATGAGCAAGAAGTAGAGCTGGTAAAGAAAGAGGTGGCAGAGGACTGCAAAAAGGACCACAA GATGGAGCTGGAAGATATGGAGATGCAGCACAACTCACGCCTCAAGCAACTGTTGAGAGAATACAATACCCAGATGGCGAAGAAGGAGCAGGAGTTGGAATCTGCGGTCAGAGAAGCCATAG ggaaGGCACAGGAAGTGGAGGCAGAGCTGATTGAGAGCCATAGGGAAGAGACCAGCCAGCTACGTAAGACAATCACCCAGAAGGAAGAGGACCTCACCAGGACAGTGAATAGATACGAGGAGATCTTGCAG AGCCGTGAAGAGGAGATGGGGGCACGAGTGTGGGAGATACAGAAGGAGCTGGATGAGTTCCAGCAAAGAATCCAGAACAGCGAACAG GGTTCCCCGGCAGATCTGCAG ATCCACTCTCTGGAAGACCGGCTGAGGTGTCTACATAAGAATTCTGTGGTCACTCACCTGGGGACGATGCACAGAG aTGCTGGACACTACAGTTCAGACGCCTTTACCGAGCCCACAGAGTTTGAATACCTGAGGAAGGTGATGTTTGAGTACATGATGGGCCGGGAAACAAAGGTGAGGATGAGTCTGGTACCGAGCGACAGGGACCTCAGTGTAATCCGTCGTGCCGTCCTCGCACTGCACACCTCACTCACTTCAGCATACTCACATTTCTCTCCTCGCACTGCACACCTCACTCACTTCAGCATACTCACATTTCTCTCCTCGCACTGCACACCTCACTCACTTCAGCATACTCACATTTCTCTCCTCGCACTGCACACCTCACTCACTTCAGCACACTCGCATTTCTCTCCTCGCACTGCACACCTCACTCACTTCAGCACACTCGCATTTCTCTCCTTGCACTGCACACCTCACTCACTTCAGCATACTCGCATTTCTCACTTGTGCGTCCAATCCGTGCTCGCTGCTTTCACCCTGCATGTCAGCTGGATTACTCTGATATCTTTGTGA